atatcaaacattaTGTTGGTTGTTACAATAAACAAGACTTGTTTTTCATAAAGATTTACTAGAGACAGGTCATTTAAAGTGAAAATCCAACGCTTTACACTCAAGTCGTAGTCTTTACTGcctcactttcttttttacgcacaaacacacacttcctgctggtGGTTTCATGTCTCAATAATCTGTGTTTAAAGACATGTCAGCCTCAGTGGTTTTAGATACGTCCAAAGGACATACATTACTTAATAGAGAGCCGAATGCTTCCAAGTTTCCTATAACGATGAGATAAAGAAGTCATGTCTTATAACCACAAATGCAAAGCTGCTGATGAGGGTTAACACTGAGCTCATGAGGTGAGGGCTGTCACTGTCTGCACAACACTCACAAGGAGACCTCAGAGCAGCTGTTTGCTCTCATCAACAACATTCATGCAGAAGAACTTATCATCATCCGAGAGGAAAGGAACTCTTACACCTACAACCACCTCGCGCAGGCCAAGTCCTCCtgatctccagatgtgttggtGAGGAGAAGCTTGTCCTGTGGAacacctctgacctctgacctctggtCCGAGAACTCCACAGCACCTGAAGACTTGAAACAACGACTTTCAGTTGTCAGCAGGGTGAATATTTCTTCTCACAAGCTGACCCATTCAGTCTCCGTCCGGTACCAAAAGGAGTGTAAAATCGACATATGAGAAAAACGTCAGTATTAATATTTGTCATACAATAAATAAGGAAGTATTTTTGTTGAGTGAGTACTAAAGATGTCTGTGTTGCTGTAGTCACTGTGATCCTGAGCactaggagaggagagaagcgtTCAGCTGAGACACACACTTAATATGTATATGTTCATTTCAGGTCACTCCTTTCTTATTGTCTTAAATACAGTGTGTTATATACTTGATCTTAAAGCGATGGAAGTCAGCCATTcgtgcaaataaaacatttgaactggAACACAAAAAACGGAGagattacaaaaacaacaaaaaacgacaaaaactgtgtgtatgatattatcatttttattattagctGAAGTATAAGatgggaaataataataataaaaatacccaaaactataaaaataagAATGGAAAATAAGTTTTGAAGATTTGCGTGCAGAAGTCCCCTTAGTCTCtatattagtttgttttgtatatatatattatatatatatatattattttgctgttttgttgttgataCATACATACGGACCATCACCTTTTTATATATGAAGGAATTTAAGTTGCCTTTTAGGAATATTATTCTATCTTGCCGTGCTGTCAGTGTTATTAAATTGTTATTATACCTTGGTCTATATGACCAAAAATCAATGACTGTAaaataaagattacatttaaacagtAAAACTTGGTCTCCCGTTTCTACTGTTTTGATTGTGATTTCTGATTTTAATAACCCAACTTATTACAAACAACATATCTTTTGTTATGTAAAATGAATCTGGAATTTAAGACCAGATCAACCAACATCCAcaaatataatttgtatttgtatcctGTGCCTGTACTACTGATTACAGCATTTCATTACTCAGTATTACTTCAAGATGCTCTTTATACTCTTTTGTAATCAGGGCACACATATAGGCTACAAGAAATGTCGTTttctaaaaacacaacacagtttaACTGTTGGAGCAAGAGAACAGCCTGAAATCACTAACATCGCCTGTGGAAAACATGAGAGAACCTGATGAGTAAAATAGTTACAAagctaatatataataaaatatattttctgagGGAACTGTGTCGCATGTGTCCCTTAATAATCCAGCTGCATCTGGTGTTTACAATGGGGTTCTAATATAATGAGGTTTGGGGATATGATGGggatgaataataaaaacaaaaagttaacaCGAAGAGCATGGGAGAATAATTTGAAGAAGCCAAAAAACTCATACCCTCTAAAATATATGGCAAGTAGCCTTCAGGAATTGACTCAAGTAAATCTACTCAGGTTTGAAGTATCAGTTGCATCAAAAAGAAATAATGTAGGAATCAGATATATGACATGAATCTCTTATTTATCATCTTAACATACACAAAGATATACTTCTTCTTAAATGATTTAGTTCCATGACATCAACAGCCAGTGCTTCACACACTAGGTTTTAGCCTGGACCAGTTTGATCTTGTCTGAAGACTTCTGCTGGTCAACAGTGGcactattttgtattttgtaacaatgtttactgtatgtttacgtATACTGAAACACAATAACCAAAGTGAAGAATCATTTCAACACTGGCCGGGCTGAGGTTCACATTCTTTGGCGCACAGGGGAAAGAGGATGAGCCGCAGAAAACACACTGTGGGCCCTGCAGCACATATGAGCAGCATCAAGGCTCCACCaatgtccacataatcctcagAAAACTCACATTAGGGCTGaaataaagatttttaaaaactgttGCGGGCCATGCATGGGCTCAATCTTCATCGGGCTTTGGGAGTCAAACGTACAGCAGGTGAAGattgaagaagaggagatggaggggaaaggaaaggaaagagaggcAATCGGAGAGGGGGAACTTTGGAGTTCAGTCACTTCCGCACCATGTGAGCTACCGGGACTGAAGCTCATTTGTTGAACCCCCTCATCATCCAGGGTAGCACCATCCCATCCTCCAGAGAAAATGAGATCCAGCATCGCATAGTCTTAGTTATCAGAGAGTCTGACAGCGTCtgaagacacagacactcccCGACAGAGAACGAAGACCAGCGGCGAGCATGACTGCAGACGTGGTGGTGTCTCTGTCGATGCTGGCGGGGATCGTCGCGCTGAGCGAGGCGGCCCGCAGGTTATTGACCAGGGCCCTCGCGGACACCGGGCTCTCTGTGTACGCAGTGGAGCTCGTGTCCACCTTCCAGCTATGCTGCTGCACTCGTGAGCTAAAGCTGCTGTCCGAGATGGGCGGTATCGAGCCTCAAATCGCGCTCACCCTGACGTACCTGGCGTCCGTGGTCCACGGGCTCACCTTCAGCGGGGCCATCGGCAACCCCTCCGGTGCGCTCGAACACGCCTACCACTCAAAGTTCTCATGCGGGTGCGCCCTGCGGCGGATCGCATGCCAATTTGTTGCAGCCGCCGCTGCGCGAGCCGCGTTGCCAATGATCTGGGGTATCGGGTTGTCGGGAATGCACGTGCAGCACAAGCTGCTCGGTTACCGGTGCATCAGCGCCATTCACGCTCCGCTGCCCAAAGCCGCCGCTGTGGAGCTCGCGTGCGCTTTTGCAGTTCAGACTGCTATAACGCACACGCGATCGGTGGAGGAGAAATACCGCGTGCACGCGGTAGCTGCGGTAATCGCATCAGTAGTTTATGCAGGTAGGACGCTGGTTGACATTACTCACTCTTTGTTGATAGTGCTATTGAGTCTGAGATTCTGTGTCTTGCTCATCGGAACTTTAGTTTCCACTTACATGCAGCAGAtttgtgtttcttcagtttcttatgtgtaaaaaacacaaaacaaatgaacaacGAACTTTAGATTTGTTAGGCCATTCTTTAGTGCGTGATCatcagtgtttatgtttgtggtGAAGGTGTAGAAGCTGACTAGTACATGTACATTAAATGGTATAGCCTACTGATGCCCAAAATAACTCTAAACAACCATACACAGTTACCACCCAACAGAGGTGGAAAGAGTAGGATAGGCCCATTGCGTGCATAAAAGTAGCACCTACTGttactttaaagacattttactcAAGTATAAGTAGCCTAAAAGGAGGCCTATTTGTGTAAAAGTCAGTTAAAATGTAGACCTCAAGTAAACATTACTagattatatttttaaacaccTTTAggctacaaaataaatgtataggCGTATCTATGCCTAAATGTCAACATAGCCTATAGGCTAAACCAGTAGATCAGCAACATCCAAACAACAATAAATTGCATCTATGCACTTTGCATCTTGTGTGTACAGCTGATTcaattatacatatacaaaagCTTTCCTCAGCATAGCTTCACTAGAATTGattagaaaagagaaaaaactcaGACAAAACGAAGGtgataaataaaagtatagGCCTACACTGTATCAGGTACAACAAGCAATATTAAGCCTTTAAATAGCCTAATTAACCCGACGCTTCCTGACAGCAATATGAAACAGCCGAAACCAAAGCAACAACCGAGATAGGTAGATGTATAATATAACAACATAAACTCCACAGACGCTGCAGTCCACTAACAGGAGAGAGAGTTCAATGACTTTGTTGTTGTACTCACCTGTCACCTGGCAAAATACCTCAGTCTCATGTCCTCTTATTACATGTTTCACAGCTGTTTGAACTTGGTGAACATAAAATCTCTATATTTCAACTTGTTTGTTTAGGAGGTGTAAACGAATGAACAGTGGCTCCAGTTTGGGTACTtaaaagttaattaattaattaatgtatgtgtgtgtctgtgtattctGTCCGTGTCCAGGGGGCAAGGTGACAGGAGCCGTGTTTAACCCTGCGTTGGCCTTCTCAACACAGTTCTCCTGCAGTGGAAACTCCTTCCAGGAGTACTCTCTGGTCTACTGGCTGAGCCCGCTGCTGGGTAAGACCCACTGATGCACACTGGGAGATACCCTGGCAGCTCTTGAAAAGTATGAAAAAACAATAGCCATGTTGAAAAAATCAGATAATTTGGAGATGAAACACCAAAAGACAAGAGCCATGTCATCGACTTTATGTACACTTATAGAAGGCTAAGAAAGTGTTCAAAACTGTAAGATCACAATCTTCTCTTTTTAATTAACTACATTCCTGTGTGTCCAGTCAGACACTAAGACTGTTTTGGGAgaagcatttgtgtgtttgagacaACAGTCACTGTCTGTTTCAGCCATTGTGTTGAAGGGTTTGACACAAATCTGATAAGCTgcttaaatgttaaattacttatttgtttcatgcagacaaacacactgtgtgGCAGCCGGACATCAGTCAAACACATCAAATATCTTCCTACATTTCAGAAATGACagtttgttttatcatttaaaaaaatagcaAGAATAGCGTTGATTCTGGATTCATGCTGTAGGTGATACGTAACTAGAGCGTACTGCACCTATGTACAATGAGAGGTACTTTCTTGAGTATATCTTAGGTAGTATAAAGTTGTacaacatggaaatactcaagtagattccaagtacctcaaatttgaaCTTAAGTtcagtgtgttttacatgtatgATACTTTGAAATATTACAAAGGTGTAAAAGGTGAAATTCTATACAATTTAGTTTATCcataaaatcaaatcaatcttctctaaatatttaaatgtacttgATCCTCTTCTACATGCTGTTCCAGGTATGATGAGCTCCGTGCTACTGTTTGATAAACTCTTCCCTCTGCTGTCGAGAAAATCACTGTCTCGAAATCTCCCCCTGGAGGCCAAGAAGAGGACATGAACGTTGGCGGGAAGCCAGCAATTCATACCCAGAGCACACGCTGCTGGTTGCAGTCACCTTAAGTTAGAAAAAGAGCAGCACTGATATGcactttttttaaagacttcaAGAGCATCTGAGAAGCTgagaaaactgtgtttctgtaagACAGATCTCCAAAACAATGCAtgcagtttttttctttaagaGGTGGTTGgtcaaaccaaaacattttcactaaaaACTTTCCGTTTACTCATCCGATAATTTGTTTTAGACATTTCAACACTTTAATTTTTTTGGATCACCACCCTAGAGCCAATATGACCTCTACAACAGGACGATCTGTTACTAGAATATCAACGTTTATAACTTCCAAAAGAAGCGTTGCCTTGTACTTGCATGACTTTTAAGCAGATTACAGCATGTCACTGTCAAATACTGCAAACAAGTATTGTTGTTTCAATAATATACATTGAGCCAAGAGTCTTTATGTAATAGAACAGTTTACTTAAGATACTTCACGAACTGGAACATTTATGATGGAAAGTTGAGAATTGGACGTTCCGAGTAGGATAATATTCGGACGATACACGTTTTAGTATAACACTTTTCTTAACAAAGTTACAAACTGCTTAACTGAgaaattgtatattttaataatatataatttatgtttATACCTAATATGGCATTCCATAGATAAGCAGTGTGGGAATGTGCTGtacagatgtgtttgtttctgcacaGATTGAACTGGTGGCTTTGAATTCTCTGTAAGAACTGGAAAGGCAGAATCAACTGTGAAATCACTTTTCTGTTGGAGTCCattttgaaaaagagatttGATTGATTGGTTTGTTTTAGTGAATAAATGATGCCCCGAGGGGCTGAACAGATTGGTACGTTGGTTCAgacagactgaaatatctattGGATAGAGTGTCATGACATTTGGGTCAGATAATCacgttcccctcaggatgaattgtaataactttttCATGTGGccccatcatcaggtcaacattttaatgtgtccaATATCTTGGTTTATGAACCGGCAAAACATTCCCAACAGCCTCAGCTTTGAGTTTGAGCAAATGTTAGGATGCTAagacactaaactaagatggtaaacatacCTGCCAAATGTTGGCATGATGACCTTAGCCTTTAGCCTAAcactaaaaccaaaactatcggCATCCACAGATACTAgagatgagaaaatgttttccttgtGGGATTTGGCATCATTTTTTAGCTGCTTTTTTAAACCTTGGTTTGATTTTAATAATTCAAGCAAAAAAACTCATACAAAAACTATGAATTTATTGACAATTTCATATAAAGACAAACTCTCCTCTGCAGGAAAATCAGATATTAAATTGATCGTTAGGTACAAAACAGAAACTCaggtttctttctgttttttttcattaaacaaTTGGATTTGGGGCTGCATCTCAATAGTCTACAGTAGATGACTTGGCTGTATAACAGAAGTGCAGAAcgtatactttatttatatgacTGACTAATTAGTAGAGATGAAGGTGAGCagacaaataacacaaaactaTACGTGAGCTCCAATGCAACGCATAAGAGGAAATGAAGGAAGCTACAAAAGACTAGTGAGATGACTAAGTACATGAGAAAAGGTTTAACAAGAGAGTACAAGCTGAAAGGCTTAAAGAAGTGCTGCTGTCCTCTTCTCCCATCCCATGATGCAACACTGGTGCTTGAATGACCGCTGAGATGACTCATCTACAGAGAGAGTCGGATAACATATGGAGGAATTAGACTGTTCACAATCTgatcattcaaatgtatttacaaaagACGTTTTGGCtgttttatcatcatttaaGTTACCAGTGCTCGACGTCTGCGTCCTCAAACTGACCGGCCTCCATCTCTGCTGCATCCACCTCCATACCGTCTGTTAACAACAAACACTTAACTTTAAACAGCATCCCATAAACAAAACCTTGTAAAATCAGCcgttgtgtttttcattttcattgcaGATTTGTGCAACAGAACACAATAAGCCCCAAATTTGActctttataaaaaatataaatacacatcagATGTGGTATATTTATACAAATCCCAGTCTTCACTGTCTGTCACTATGTGACCTACGAGATATGGCAAGTAAGAAGTTTATTAAattcaagaaagaaagaaagagtaaaGTCCCAGCTCAATATTAACCGGAAGAACTAAAGTCAACATCTTATAAAACCGGCTGCGTCTTGCACGTGTGTGGAAGCCACACAGGCAGTGCTGCTACTGCCCGCCCTTTCTACATGGGTTTGCCTTTCATACTGGCCagaatgtttcatttcattataaaatgtcatctttatttattttagacagAAAAGGGTTATAAGCGTATGctcatttgtaaataataaattaaaagccGGTACTGAATGTATGGAGCCATGCTAGTTACTGCATTTTACACGACCACTGTCCTGCAAATATTTCAGACCAAAAGCCTGCCTTAACAGATGAAGGGATTCCATTATGgctattattttgaaacaggaagtgttaaaGTGGTTACTGTAGTAAAGTTGCTGCATGATAATTTCCACTGACTTGCTGTGAACCGCGCCCTGTCATGTGAAAAAAAAGGCAACACCAAGAATCTGTAGAAGAGACACATAGCTGACACGGCTGCTCAcacagctgctcacacaggcaGTGTTGTCCCAGCGTTAGCTTCTATAGTTTAATCATTTATATGAGGATGTAAAACTTATAGGACATCAAAgaccattttcaaaacaaaaacaaactgccGCAGGAACCCCTCCTTCCCT
This genomic interval from Cottoperca gobio chromosome 13, fCotGob3.1, whole genome shotgun sequence contains the following:
- the aqp11 gene encoding aquaporin-11; protein product: MTADVVVSLSMLAGIVALSEAARRLLTRALADTGLSVYAVELVSTFQLCCCTRELKLLSEMGGIEPQIALTLTYLASVVHGLTFSGAIGNPSGALEHAYHSKFSCGCALRRIACQFVAAAAARAALPMIWGIGLSGMHVQHKLLGYRCISAIHAPLPKAAAVELACAFAVQTAITHTRSVEEKYRVHAVAAVIASVVYAGGKVTGAVFNPALAFSTQFSCSGNSFQEYSLVYWLSPLLGMMSSVLLFDKLFPLLSRKSLSRNLPLEAKKRT